In Spodoptera frugiperda isolate SF20-4 chromosome 28, AGI-APGP_CSIRO_Sfru_2.0, whole genome shotgun sequence, one genomic interval encodes:
- the LOC118265174 gene encoding cell adhesion molecule Dscam2 isoform X39, whose translation MSFIGFTALVALAAIGSVLCEDETIGPIFMKEPANRVDFSNTTGATVECAARGSPTPDIIWVRSDGTAVGDVPGLRQVQANGNLLFPPFRAEDYRQEVHAQVYACLARNSVGTIHSRDVNVRAVVSQAYAVNLMEEYVLRGNSAILKCHIPSFVSEYVTVISWIISEGDQELDIKLESTNNFDEGKYLVLPSGELHIRDVGPEDGYKSYQCRTKHRLTGETRLSATKGRLVITEPTNKIAPRKDSTKHFEGWEVFTVSQMDVAYLTCQVAAYPSPVFRWYKFVEGTTRKQPVTLDDRVKQVSGTLIIKEAKVEDSGKYLCVVNNSVGGESVETVLTVTAPLKATVEPATQTVDFGRPAVFTCRYEGNPVKTITWLKDGKDMKHHDATLRIESVKKEDKGMYQCFIRNDQESAGASAELKLGGRFEPPLIRHSFGEQTFRSGPSLRLKCVASGNPTPDIAWLLDGEKLTSGERLQIGQFVTADGNVESHLNISSVHTNDGGLYTCIASSKVGSASHAARVNVYGLPYVRPMKKRPVVAGDNLIVHCPVAGYPIDSIVWERDNRVLPINRKQKVFPNGTLVIENVERMSDEATYTCVAKNSQGYTAKGTLEVQVMVPPLIMPFNFGEVPFNPGDTALVNCVATKGDLPLDISWTFSSETIDSSLQRDITTMPLNPRASILTINSVSANHQGNYTCIVQNAAGRAEYAATLVVNVPPRWIIEPTDKAFAQGSDAKVECKADGFPKPQVTWKRAEGDTPGDYKDLKPNNPNVKVEDGTLTIANIQKTNEGYYLCEAVNGIGSGLSAVILISVQAPPQFEIKMRNQTARRSEPAVLQCQAKGEKPIGIIWNMNNKRLEPKSDPRYTIREEILPGGVVSDLSIRRTERSDSALFTCVATNAFGSDDTSINMIIQEVPEAPYGLKVLDKSGRTVQLSWAAPYDGNSPIKKFLIEYKRAKGNWEKDIDRVLVPGDTTEAGVFSLRPATAYHIRIVAENELGTSEPSETVTIITAEEAPTGPPQDCKVDAVDKHTLRVTWKPPPPQDWNGDLQGYYVGYKLASSNKSFVFETVDISKESGKEHHLDILNLKTYTQYAIVVQAFNKMGSGPVSGEVRAYTAEGAPSAPPQDVLCTTLTAQTIRVSWVSPPLAAANGLIKAYKVIYGPSETWYDEKSKDTKITASSETILHGLKKFTNYSMEVLATTNGGDGVRSAPIHCQTEQDVPEAPRAVKALVMGQDSILVSWRPPAQPNGVVTHYNVYTQAQNAEPHPNKVPASQTSYSATELKAGRYDFWVTASTIIGEGQPSATASCSPSDKVPAKIASFDESFTATYKEDVKLPCLAVGVPPPNILWKVKGHPLEASERVRQLPEGSLQIAGVAREDAGEYSCHVDNQFGTDTVTHTLSVLAPPFPPQLSIASSSVSSLTLRLKPSVEVDQSPAAGYTIHYKQEFGDWETVQIPSTTDTYTLENLFCGSRYQLYVTAYNGIGTGEASDVVIARTRGSKPPVPRAADFIEVGSSSVTLHLKQWLDGGCPMSHFVVENKKKGAAEWNQISNAVKPGGNFVVLDLEPATWYVLRITAHNNAGFNVAEYEFATLTMTGGTIAPAREVGGGTLTTEQTLKIILSHLNLIVPVVAAILVIIIAIVVVCVVRGARDHHKDDAVYNASQAALGGGGGTLDKRGGLRDELGYIAPPNRKLPPVPGSNYNTCDRVKRQAVIMGAHSTWDPRRHHYERVRRPRLRRAGSGDTASTGMEDEICPYATFHLLGFREEMDPSKALAFPHHHPAHAGTLAHPHPHHPAHSRAGSQSMPRANSRYARKNSQGGQSAIYSTAPEYDDPATCAEEDQYRARYSRPMYACGPEYDEPACCAPEDEQYTGAYGTPYSDHYGSRPSIGTRKCGGSPEPPPPPPRNANNDNNCSSSFNESKDSNEISEAECDQPRNYPVRAHTAKDGLHSEEMRKLIDRPEATTPIPQQAVHGRGLTAYDTVAV comes from the exons TTGTATCTCAGGCATACGCCGTGAACTTGATGGAAGAGTACGTATTGAGAGGCAATAGCGCTATTCTAAAATGTCACATACCAAGCTTTGTGTCAGAGTATGTTACGGTCATCTCTTGGATCATCAGTGAAGGCGACCAGGAATTAGACATCAAGTTAGAATCAACGAATAACTTTGACG AGGGTAAATACTTGGTACTTCCATCTGGAGAATTGCATATTCGAGATGTCGGACCCGAGGATGGTTACAAATCATACCAATGTAGAACAAAGCACAGGCTTACTGGTGAAACCCGACTTTCTGCTACTAAGGGACGACTTGTCATTACCG AACCAACCAATAAAATTGCACCTCGCAAGGATTCTACTAAGCACTTTGAAGGGTGGGAAGTGTTCACCGTGAGCCAAATGGATGTGGCATACTTAACGTGTCAAGTAGCTGCTTACCCGTCGCCTGTGTTTAG ATGGTACAAGTTCGTGGAAGGTACAACCAGGAAACAGCCTGTTACGCTCGATGATAGAGTAAAACAAGTATCAGGAACCTTGATTATCAAAGAGGCTAAAGTTGAAGACTCCGGCAAATATTTATGCGTTGTCAATAACTCCGTTGGTG GCGAGTCCGTAGAAACTGTCTTGACTGTAACCGCTCCGTTGAAAGCTACCGTTGAGCCAGCTACTCAGACCGTAGATTTTGGAAGGCCTGCCGTATTTACCTGCAGATATGAGGGTAACCCTGTTAAAACGATCACTTGGCTTAAGGACGGCAAGGACATGAAGCACCATGATGCTACCCTCAG gaTTGAATCGGTAAAGAAGGAAGACAAGGGCATGTATCAATGTTTCATTAGGAACGACCAAGAAAGTGCGGGAGCCAGCGCTGAGTTGAAATTGGGAGGCCGAT TCGAACCACCGCTGATCCGTCACAGCTTTGGAGAACAGACATTCCGTTCTGGCCCATCTCTACGTCTTAAATGCGTCGCATCTGGCAACCCTACCCCCGACATCGCGTGGCTCCTGGACGGCGAGAAACTGACCAGCGGAGAAAGACTTCAGATCGGACAATTTGTCACCGCTGACGGCAATGTTGAATCTCACTTGAACATTTCTTCTGTGCACACGAACGACGGCGGATTGTACACATGCATCGCATCCAGCAAG GTCGGCAGTGCTTCCCACGCGGCTCGCGTCAACGTCTACGGCTTACCCTACGTGCGACCCATGAAGAAACGTCCCGTGGTCGCTGGTGACAACCTCATCGTACACTGCCCCGTGGCCGGCTATCCGATTGACTCTATCGTTTGGGAACGAGACAACAG GGTACTCCCCATCAACCGCAAGCAGAAAGTTTTCCCTAACGGCACCCTCGTCATCGAGAACGTGGAGCGAATGAGCGACGAAGCGACCTACACCTGCGTGGCCAAGAACTCTCAGGGATACACCGCTAAGGGAACATTAGAAGTACAAGTCATGG TTCCACCGTTGATAATGCCGTTCAATTTCGGTGAGGTGCCATTCAACCCCGGTGACACAGCTTTAGTGAATTGTGTCGCCACTAAGGGAGATCTTCCTCTCGACATCTCATGGACGTTCAGCAGCGAGACTATAGACTCGAGCCTCCAGCGAGACATCACGACTATGCCTCTAAATCCTCGTGCCTCCATCCTCACTATCAACTCCGTGAGCGCAAACCATCAAGGGAACTACACGTGCATCGTGCAGAATGCGGCCGGCCGCGCAGAATATGCAGCGACACTCGTCGTCAACG TTCCCCCCCGCTGGATTATTGAGCCCACTGATAAGGCATTTGCACAAGGCTCTGATGCTAAAGTTGAATGTAAAGCCGATGGGTTCCCTAAGCCCCAAGTGACGTGGAAGCGGGCTGAAG GTGATACCCCTGGTGATTACAAAGATCTTAAACCAAACAACCCTAACGTAAAAGTTGAGGACGGAACATTGACAATTGCTAATATTCAGAAAACGAATGAGGGATACTACTTGTGCGAAGCTGTAAATGGAATCGGTTCAGGACTGTCTGCTGTTATTCTAATTAGCGTTCAAG CTCCACCCCAATTCGAAATTAAAATGAGAAACCAGACTGCTCGCCGAAGTGAACCCGCTGTCCTACAATGCCAAGCTAAAGGAGAAAAG CCAATTGGAATAATTTGGAACATGAACAACAAACGCCTCGAACCCAAATCTGACCCACGATACACCATTCGCGAAGAAATCCTGCCTGGTGGTGTTGTCTCCGACCTTAGCATCCGAAGGACCGAACGATCAGATAGCGCTCTATTCACTTGTGTAGCTACCAATGCTTTTGGTTCTGATGATACCAGCATCAACATGATCATTCAAG AGGTACCCGAAGCTCCCTATGGCCTTAAAGTCTTGGACAAATCTGGAAGGACCGTGCAACTGTCATGGGCAGCTCCTTATGATGGTAACTCTCCAATCAAGAAGTTCCTCATTGAATACAAACGAGCCAAGGGCAACTGGGAAAAAGACATTGACAG AGTTCTTGTACCCGGAGATACGACTGAAGCAGGAGTGTTTAGCTTGAGACCCGCCACTGCCTATCACATCAGGATTGTTGCTGAAAATGAACTGGGAACTTCTGAGCCATCTGAGACTGTTACCATTATCACCGCTGAAGAAGCCCCCACTGGTCCCCCACAAGACTGCAAAGTTGATGCCGTTGATAAGCATACCCTCCGCGTCACCTGGAAGCCTCCCCCACCACAAGACTGGAACGGTGACCTCCAAgg ATACTACGTTGGTTACAAACTGGCGTCTAGCAATAAGTCCTTCGTGTTTGAAACCGTCGACATCTCTAAGGAATCTGGCAAAGAACATCACCTGGACATTCTAAACTTGAA GACTTACACGCAATACGCCATTGTAGTACAAGCGTTCAACAAGATGGGATCAGGCCCCGTGTCCGGAGAAGTACGAGCTTATACCGCTGAAGGTGCCCCATCTGCTCCACCACAAGACGTTCTCTGCACTACGCTTACGGCACAAACTATCCGTGTATCATGGGTGTCTCCTCCTCTTGCTGCTGCCAACGGACTTATCAAGGCTTACAAAGTGATTTACGGACCTAGCGAGACTTGGTATG atgaAAAGTCAAAGGATACCAAGATTACGGCCAGCAGCGAAACTATCCTCCACGGACTTAAGAAATTCACAAACTACTCGATGGAAGTGCTTGCGACTACCAACGGAGGCGATGGCGTCCGATCTGCACCTATTCACTGCCAAACTGAACAAGACG TACCCGAAGCTCCTCGTGCCGTGAAAGCATTAGTTATGGGACAAGACTCGATCCTGGTGTCATGGAGGCCTCCTGCGCAACCCAACGGTGTTGTTACTCATTACAATGTCTACACTCAGGCACAGAACGCTGAACCCCATCCCAACAAG GTACCAGCTTCTCAAACTAGCTACTCCGCAACTGAACTGAAAGCCGGCCGTTACGACTTCTGGGTCACCGCGTCTACCATCATCGGCGAAGGCCAACCCTCAGCCACCGCTTCATGCAGCCCAAGCGACAAAG TTCCCGCCAAGATCGCATCATTCGATGAATCGTTCACTGCTACCTACAAGGAAGATGTCAAACTGCCCTGCCTTGCCGTCGGTGTTCCTCCTCCTAACATTTTGTGGAAG gtGAAAGGCCACCCCCTGGAAGCTTCGGAACGTGTGCGTCAATTGCCCGAAGGATCCCTGCAGATTGCTGGTGTAGCTCGTGAGGACGCCGGCGAATACTCATGCCATGTTGACAATCAATTCGGAACTGACACTGTTACCCACACGCTCTCGGTACTCG CTCCTCCCTTCCCGCCTCAGCTTAGCATCGCGTCGTCGTCCGTGTCCTCTCTCACTCTCCGCCTGAAGCCTTCCGTCGAAGTAGACCAGTCGCCCGCTGCAGGATACACCATCCACTACAAACAAGAATTTGGAGATTGGGAAACCGTAcag ATTCCAAGCACCACTGACACCTACACTTTGGAAAACCTTTTCTGCGGATCAAGATATCAACTCTACGTTACAGCTTACAATGG CATCGGCACTGGTGAGGCTTCAGACGTGGTGATCGCCCGCACTCGTGGTTCCAAGCCCCCGGTACCTCGCGCCGCTGATTTCATCGAAGTTGGAAGCTCCTCAGTGACTCTGCACCTCAAACAATGGTTGGACGGCGGATGCCCCATGAGCCACTTTGTCGTTGAGAACAAGAAGAA GGGTGCTGCTGAATGGAATCAAATCTCCAACGCTGTGAAACCTGGCGGAAACTTCGTCGTACTCG ATCTGGAACCTGCCACTTGGTATGTACTGAGGATTACGGCCCACAACAACGCTGGATTCAACGTCGCCGAATATGAATTTGCCACGCTTACCATGACCGGAG GTACTATTGCGCCCGCGCGCGAGGTCGGCGGCGGCACTCTTACCACCGAACAGACTCTCAAGATAATCCTGTCGCATCTTAACCTTATCGTGCCCGTAGTCGCCGCGATCCTTGTTATCATCATTGCTATCGTAGTCGTTTGCGTAGTACGAGGCGCTCGGGACCACCACAAAG ACGACGCAGTGTACAACGCATCGCAGGCTGCgctgggcggcggcggcggcacgCTGGACAAGCGCGGCGGACTGAGGGACGAGCTCGGCTACATCGCGCCCCCCAACCGCAAGCTGCCTCCCGTGCCCGGCTCCAACTACAACACGTGCGACCGCGTCAAGCGACAGGCCGTCATCA TGGGCGCGCACTCGACGTGGGACCCGCGCCGCCACCACTACGAGCGCGTCCGTCGCCCGCGCCTGCGCAGGGCCGGCTCCGGAGACACCGCCTCCACAG GCATGGAAGACGAAATCTGCCCCTACGCGACGTTCCACCTGCTAGGCTTCCGCGAGGAGATGGACCCCAGCAAGGCGCTGGCCTTCCCGCACCACCACCCCGCCCACGCCGGTACTCTCGCCCACCCTCACCCTCACCACCCAGCTCACTCTCGCGCCGGATCCCAGAGCATG CCTCGTGCCAACAGCCGCTATGCCCGCAAGAACTCTCAGGGAGGACAGAGCGCCATCTACTCGACTGCCCCCGAATACGACGACCCGGCCACCTGCGCTGAAGAAGACCAATAC CGTGCCCGTTACTCTCGCCCGATGTACGCCTGTGGACCTGAGTACGACGAGCCTGCTTGCTGCGCTCCCGAAGACGAACAATACACCGGCGCTTACGGCACTCCCTACTCCGATCACTATGGATCTCGCCCTAGCATTG GTACCCGCAAGTGCGGCGGATCCCCCGAGCCTCCCCCACCCCCTCCACGCAACGCCAACAACGACAACAACTGCTCCTCCTCATTCAATGAAAGCAAGGACTCGAACGAAATCTCCGAAGCCGAATGCGACCAGCCACGCAACTATCCCG TAAGGGCCCACACTGCTAAGGACGGCTTGCACAGCGAGGAAATGAGGAAACTCATTGACAG ACCAGAAGCAACCACCCCAATCCCCCAGCAAGCAGTCCACGGGCGGGGACTCACAGCCTACGATACTGTGGCAGTGTAA